One window from the genome of Deinococcus aerolatus encodes:
- a CDS encoding DUF885 family protein — translation MEQYLALHAQFRPVDASFMGLPGHDYQLPPVDEEALEHERHDLANLLQKVEAWTGEAETAGERLDLWLLRSQLRVTLREARERPRQHNPAFYTGEAAFAVISLLLPNERPTNAAAVLARLKAMPEFLSTGTRTLEPLNLPADWVERARKEAEALEALLLRGLSKHSDYQADWQEPAAQAAAAVQTFASALKAGDADPACGRDYLEFLMREAHALPYSAAEAERRAQAAFEALGAELVKMAHQLDPAKSWQQQLAALEQHHPALDDVQQTYQDWNARALDAAEGLMTPAREYGLAFELLPEWAREAAGALYFLFYRSPPAGHPGDGSIYWIFPPGTDMAAYLRGQNVPFIKAVHAVHHGSIGHHTQNTRARQAASKLAQLGGTDCASGIAFLSAGTLVEGWACYAEDLLLEAPGFYTPEEELLLKQFEFRNAACCLADIRLHTGQWTLEQMRAFYRDDVGFAPGRVWAETTRNSIYPATRLMYWLGTQVIRELRAELDLAPQVFHDRLLSYGCAPVTLIADELRRRHSRGTP, via the coding sequence GTGGAGCAATACCTTGCCCTGCACGCCCAGTTTCGTCCGGTGGACGCGTCGTTCATGGGATTGCCGGGTCATGATTATCAGTTGCCTCCAGTGGATGAGGAGGCGTTGGAACATGAGCGGCATGACCTTGCCAACCTTTTGCAGAAGGTGGAAGCCTGGACGGGTGAAGCTGAGACGGCGGGCGAGCGGCTAGATCTGTGGCTGCTGCGCTCCCAGTTGCGCGTCACGTTGCGCGAGGCGCGGGAGCGGCCCCGCCAGCACAATCCGGCCTTCTATACGGGTGAGGCGGCCTTCGCCGTCATCAGTCTGCTGTTGCCGAACGAACGCCCGACAAACGCGGCGGCCGTTCTGGCACGGCTGAAGGCCATGCCCGAATTTCTGTCCACAGGAACCAGAACGCTGGAGCCGCTTAATCTGCCTGCCGACTGGGTAGAACGTGCCCGGAAGGAGGCAGAGGCGCTGGAAGCTCTACTCCTGCGTGGTCTGTCTAAACACTCCGACTATCAGGCGGATTGGCAGGAACCTGCCGCGCAGGCTGCCGCCGCCGTTCAGACGTTTGCCTCAGCCTTGAAGGCGGGTGACGCGGACCCAGCCTGCGGACGCGATTACTTGGAGTTCCTGATGCGCGAGGCCCACGCCCTACCCTATTCAGCGGCAGAGGCAGAGCGGCGGGCGCAGGCTGCGTTTGAAGCGCTGGGTGCGGAACTTGTGAAAATGGCCCATCAGCTTGACCCAGCGAAAAGCTGGCAGCAGCAACTGGCCGCACTGGAACAACATCATCCTGCTCTAGACGACGTACAACAGACCTATCAGGACTGGAACGCCCGCGCTCTGGACGCCGCTGAGGGTCTCATGACACCCGCCCGTGAATATGGCCTGGCCTTCGAGCTTCTGCCTGAATGGGCCAGGGAGGCCGCTGGAGCGCTGTATTTCCTGTTCTACCGCTCTCCGCCCGCCGGGCATCCCGGCGACGGCAGCATCTACTGGATCTTTCCGCCCGGCACGGACATGGCGGCGTACCTGCGCGGTCAGAACGTCCCATTCATCAAGGCTGTCCACGCCGTCCATCACGGCAGCATCGGCCACCACACCCAGAATACGCGGGCGCGGCAGGCGGCCTCAAAGCTGGCGCAGCTGGGCGGCACGGACTGCGCCAGCGGCATCGCCTTTCTGAGCGCGGGCACGCTGGTGGAAGGCTGGGCCTGCTACGCCGAGGATCTGCTGCTGGAGGCGCCCGGTTTCTACACGCCAGAAGAAGAATTGCTGCTCAAGCAGTTTGAGTTCCGCAACGCTGCCTGCTGTCTGGCAGACATCCGGTTGCACACCGGGCAGTGGACGCTGGAGCAGATGCGGGCCTTTTACCGGGATGACGTGGGCTTCGCGCCGGGCCGCGTCTGGGCCGAAACCACCCGCAACAGCATCTACCCGGCCACCCGGCTGATGTACTGGCTGGGCACCCAGGTGATCAGGGAACTGCGGGCCGAGCTTGACCTCGCGCCGCAGGTCTTCCATGATCGACTTCTCTCTTACGGCTGCGCCCCGGTCACCCTGATCGCGGACGAGCTGCGCCGCCGGCATTCACGAGGAACCCCATGA
- a CDS encoding RraA family protein: protein MTAKPEPLSKERKAELRKRYLKVDTANVADVLDELGQPDHGLASSFWPIQTSQNKMAGWAYTIRGQMTPYSGTGDAEKMKAVSGLQDGEISVWSGGGASGVCFFGELIALGMQHRGSVGSLIDGGIRDIEWIGKMKFPVFTQYRSPVQSIGRWGVNAWQVPVYLPGATTERVMVRPGDFILADVDGVILVPQELAETVLERAEELTRKEVAIREDLNRGLGLPEVLEKYGHV from the coding sequence ATGACTGCAAAGCCCGAACCCCTTTCCAAAGAGCGCAAGGCTGAACTGCGCAAACGTTACCTCAAGGTGGATACGGCCAACGTCGCCGACGTGCTGGACGAACTGGGTCAGCCCGACCACGGGCTTGCCAGCAGCTTCTGGCCCATCCAGACGTCCCAGAACAAGATGGCAGGCTGGGCCTACACCATTCGCGGCCAGATGACGCCGTATTCCGGCACCGGCGATGCCGAAAAGATGAAGGCCGTGTCCGGTCTGCAAGACGGCGAGATCAGCGTCTGGAGCGGCGGCGGGGCGTCGGGCGTCTGTTTTTTTGGCGAGCTGATCGCCCTGGGTATGCAGCACCGGGGCAGTGTCGGCTCTCTGATCGACGGCGGCATCCGCGATATCGAGTGGATCGGCAAGATGAAGTTCCCGGTGTTCACGCAGTACCGCAGCCCGGTGCAGTCCATCGGACGCTGGGGGGTCAACGCCTGGCAGGTGCCGGTGTATCTGCCGGGAGCCACCACCGAGCGCGTTATGGTCCGCCCCGGCGACTTTATTCTGGCCGACGTGGACGGCGTGATCCTGGTCCCGCAGGAACTGGCCGAGACGGTGCTGGAGCGGGCGGAGGAATTGACCCGCAAGGAAGTCGCCATTCGTGAGGATCTGAACCGGGGCCTGGGCCTTCCCGAAGTGCTGGAAAAGTACGGGCACGTCTGA
- a CDS encoding SDR family oxidoreductase yields MDLGLQGKTALVTAASAGLGYATAAALSAEGARVAICSRDLGRAQASATRIHAETGNEVLAFEADVASEGDLTRLFGEVQTAFGSLNILVCNAGGPPPGNFSALSEEQWTTGVQLTLMSVVRSVRLALPLMRQAGGGRILTLLSSSVKKPIDNLTLSNTFRPAVYGLCKSLSLELAGDHIQVNGLAPGRIETERINQLDDAQAQKRGLSRAEIRTASEAQIPMGRLGQPQEFGRVAAFLCSPAAIYVNGSVLLVDGGAVTSL; encoded by the coding sequence ATGGATCTTGGACTTCAAGGAAAAACAGCGCTGGTCACAGCGGCCAGCGCGGGCCTGGGTTACGCGACGGCGGCGGCTTTATCGGCGGAAGGTGCGCGGGTGGCAATCTGCTCGCGCGATCTGGGCCGCGCTCAGGCCTCGGCAACGCGCATTCACGCGGAAACGGGCAACGAGGTGCTGGCCTTCGAGGCCGACGTGGCCAGCGAGGGTGATCTGACCCGGCTGTTCGGCGAGGTGCAGACCGCGTTTGGTTCGCTGAATATTCTGGTGTGCAACGCGGGCGGGCCACCTCCGGGCAATTTCTCCGCTCTGAGCGAGGAACAGTGGACCACCGGGGTTCAGCTCACGCTGATGAGCGTGGTTCGCAGTGTCCGGCTGGCCCTGCCGTTGATGCGGCAGGCAGGCGGCGGGCGCATCCTGACCCTGCTGAGCAGCAGCGTCAAGAAACCCATCGACAACCTGACCCTCTCGAACACCTTCCGGCCTGCCGTGTACGGCCTGTGCAAGAGCCTGTCGCTGGAGCTGGCCGGGGACCACATTCAGGTCAACGGGCTGGCTCCGGGCCGCATCGAGACCGAGCGCATCAACCAGCTCGACGACGCGCAGGCTCAGAAACGAGGCCTCAGCCGCGCCGAGATTCGCACCGCCTCAGAGGCGCAGATCCCGATGGGCCGCCTGGGCCAGCCGCAGGAATTCGGGCGGGTGGCCGCGTTCCTGTGTTCGCCCGCCGCCATCTACGTCAACGGCAGCGTGCTGCTGGTGGACGGAGGAGCCGTGACCAGTCTATGA
- a CDS encoding aminopeptidase, with product MSQSNYDPKAHARLLTDYCIAAQPGQRVLVQATTLALPLVEELHRLLLERGATPLIRLEYPTQLEDFHRLAPGALLDATEPLLLSEVESIDASVRILTPSSPADGLDPQRVARHRKAMNPVARARAGRRWNLSLYPTAYGAEAAQMSLPQYEAFVSSAMFLDSPDPVAKWGEIRELQAGLIERLARASEVRIVGEDTDLTLNIGGRIWVNSDGKRNMPSGEVFTGPIETSANGQILFDLPTVYGGAAVRNVRLTFRDGLVVDARAEQGEAALLAALETDDGAKWLGELGIGSNAGIQAPSQNILFDEKISGTVHLALGNGYPETGGTNISALHWDLIKDLRGGGQILLDGELFQDGGRFV from the coding sequence ATGAGTCAGTCTAACTATGATCCGAAAGCCCACGCCCGCCTGCTGACCGACTACTGCATTGCCGCCCAGCCGGGCCAGCGGGTGCTGGTGCAGGCCACCACCCTGGCCCTGCCGCTGGTGGAGGAACTGCACCGCCTGCTGCTGGAGCGCGGCGCCACCCCGCTGATCCGGCTGGAGTACCCCACCCAACTGGAGGATTTTCACCGTCTGGCCCCGGGCGCCCTGTTGGACGCCACAGAACCGCTGTTGCTGTCCGAGGTGGAGAGCATCGACGCCTCGGTCCGCATCCTGACGCCCTCTAGCCCGGCAGACGGCCTCGATCCCCAGCGGGTGGCGCGGCACCGCAAGGCCATGAACCCGGTGGCCCGCGCCCGTGCCGGGCGGCGCTGGAACCTGAGCCTGTATCCCACCGCTTATGGTGCGGAGGCTGCGCAGATGAGCCTGCCCCAGTACGAGGCGTTCGTCTCCAGCGCCATGTTTCTGGACTCGCCTGATCCGGTGGCGAAATGGGGCGAGATCCGCGAGTTGCAGGCGGGGCTGATCGAGCGACTGGCCCGCGCCAGCGAGGTCCGCATCGTGGGCGAGGACACCGACTTGACGCTGAACATCGGGGGCCGGATCTGGGTCAACAGCGACGGCAAGCGCAACATGCCGTCGGGCGAGGTCTTCACCGGTCCCATCGAGACCAGCGCCAACGGTCAGATCCTGTTCGATCTGCCCACGGTCTATGGCGGCGCGGCGGTGCGCAACGTGCGGCTGACCTTCAGGGACGGTCTGGTCGTGGACGCCCGTGCCGAACAGGGCGAGGCGGCGCTGCTGGCCGCTCTGGAAACGGATGATGGCGCGAAATGGCTGGGCGAGTTGGGCATCGGCAGCAACGCAGGCATCCAGGCCCCCAGCCAGAACATTCTGTTCGACGAGAAGATCAGCGGCACGGTGCATCTGGCGCTGGGCAACGGGTACCCCGAAACGGGCGGCACCAACATCTCGGCGCTGCATTGGGATCTGATCAAGGACCTGCGCGGGGGCGGGCAGATTCTGCTGGACGGTGAACTGTTCCAGGACGGCGGGCGCTTCGTCTAG
- a CDS encoding ketopantoate reductase family protein, with the protein MKITILGAGAIGGLAGAYMAEAGHDVTLVDRWAEHIDAIKVHGLKVDGVRGELHFDVKALHPGELEGPLEAVLIATKSQHTIEALESVLPLFGPETFVVSYQNGFNEHDIAARLTEAGLGGLERVIGSIPNYGGALVDPGYLEFVHEGAIQLGEMTGERTPRLLELADKLSALTEVQLSDNIWGQIWAKEVYSAQVVFSALVNAPIRETLGVERYARVAGAVVREALEIAEANGITVEAFDFFDPANYKPQTPADTQKLIDNINHAVWLLKKDQKPDAHQFKKKGSGIWWDIVYRNRPSEVRSSNGKLVDYAAQVGADSRLNAKLCEMIYEIEGGQRQLGFENYDELEAYIASIGKALP; encoded by the coding sequence ATGAAGATCACCATCCTGGGTGCAGGAGCCATCGGCGGCCTCGCCGGGGCCTACATGGCCGAAGCTGGACACGACGTGACGCTGGTGGACCGCTGGGCCGAGCATATCGACGCCATCAAGGTGCACGGCCTGAAGGTAGATGGTGTGCGAGGCGAACTGCACTTCGACGTGAAGGCGCTGCATCCGGGTGAGCTGGAAGGCCCACTGGAGGCCGTGTTGATCGCCACCAAGAGCCAGCACACCATCGAGGCTCTGGAAAGCGTGCTGCCGCTGTTTGGCCCCGAGACGTTCGTGGTGTCGTACCAGAACGGATTCAACGAGCACGACATCGCCGCCCGACTCACCGAGGCGGGACTGGGCGGCTTGGAGCGGGTCATCGGTTCCATTCCCAATTACGGCGGCGCGCTGGTGGATCCCGGTTACCTGGAATTTGTGCATGAGGGGGCCATTCAACTGGGCGAGATGACGGGCGAGCGCACCCCGCGCCTGCTGGAGTTGGCAGACAAACTCTCGGCCCTGACCGAGGTGCAGCTCAGCGACAACATCTGGGGCCAGATCTGGGCCAAGGAGGTCTACAGCGCCCAGGTGGTTTTCAGCGCGCTGGTGAATGCGCCGATCCGCGAGACGCTGGGGGTGGAGCGTTATGCCCGTGTGGCGGGCGCGGTGGTGCGCGAGGCGCTGGAAATCGCCGAGGCCAACGGCATCACGGTAGAAGCTTTCGATTTCTTCGATCCGGCCAATTACAAGCCGCAGACGCCTGCCGATACCCAGAAGCTGATCGACAACATTAATCACGCGGTCTGGCTGCTCAAGAAGGACCAGAAACCCGATGCCCATCAGTTCAAGAAGAAGGGCAGCGGCATCTGGTGGGACATTGTGTACCGCAACCGCCCCTCGGAGGTGCGCTCCAGCAACGGCAAACTGGTGGATTACGCCGCGCAGGTGGGGGCCGACTCGCGCCTGAACGCAAAACTGTGCGAGATGATCTACGAGATCGAGGGCGGTCAGCGGCAACTCGGATTTGAAAATTACGACGAGCTGGAAGCGTACATTGCCTCCATCGGCAAGGCGCTGCCATGA
- a CDS encoding ABC transporter permease: protein MSLSYIFKRLLGMVPLLLGVSLILFGVLHLAPGGPLDVYADNPSVTQEALDNMKRAFGLDQPLPVQYFRWVTAFFQGEWGFSIRSAQPVMEEVLARVPATLMLSGSAFLLALIVALPLGILSATRRYTGVDYFITLMSFLGISMPVFWLALMLQLLFAVQWKILPSAGMQTIGDGSLPDLLRHLILPVFILAFASVAGWSRYMRSSMVEVLSQDYIRTARAKGVSSRRVTYSHAFRNALIPVVTVVALDSASILSGAVITETIFAWPGLGRLFIESMNGRDYPVLMALLMVGSFALVLSNLLADLAYSLIDPRIRYD, encoded by the coding sequence ATGAGTCTGTCGTACATTTTCAAACGCCTGCTGGGCATGGTGCCGCTGCTGCTGGGCGTCTCGCTGATTCTATTCGGGGTGCTGCATCTCGCCCCTGGCGGCCCGCTGGACGTTTATGCCGACAACCCGTCCGTAACTCAGGAAGCGCTGGACAACATGAAACGGGCTTTCGGGCTCGACCAGCCGTTGCCGGTGCAGTACTTCCGGTGGGTTACAGCCTTTTTCCAGGGCGAGTGGGGCTTTTCTATTCGCAGCGCGCAACCCGTGATGGAGGAGGTGCTGGCCCGGGTGCCCGCTACCCTGATGCTCAGCGGCAGCGCTTTCCTGCTCGCCCTGATCGTCGCTCTCCCGCTGGGCATTCTGAGCGCCACCCGCCGCTACACCGGCGTGGACTACTTCATTACCCTGATGTCTTTTCTGGGCATCAGTATGCCCGTGTTCTGGCTGGCGCTGATGCTGCAACTGCTGTTCGCGGTGCAGTGGAAAATCCTGCCCTCAGCGGGCATGCAGACCATTGGGGACGGTTCGCTGCCTGATCTGCTGCGTCACCTGATCCTGCCTGTGTTCATCCTGGCCTTCGCCTCGGTGGCAGGCTGGAGCCGCTACATGCGCTCCAGCATGGTGGAGGTGCTGAGCCAGGACTACATCCGCACCGCCCGCGCCAAGGGCGTGTCCTCCCGGCGGGTGACGTACTCTCACGCGTTCAGGAACGCCCTGATTCCGGTGGTCACGGTGGTGGCGCTGGACTCGGCATCGATCCTGTCCGGCGCCGTCATCACCGAGACGATCTTCGCGTGGCCGGGCCTGGGCCGCCTGTTCATCGAGTCGATGAACGGACGCGACTACCCGGTGCTGATGGCCCTGCTGATGGTGGGCTCGTTCGCGCTGGTTCTGAGCAACCTTCTCGCAGACCTGGCATACAGCCTGATCGATCCCAGGATTCGCTATGACTGA
- a CDS encoding Gfo/Idh/MocA family protein — MSGKKKLGVGVIGAHAWAEQAHLPGYHAYDRAELVAICDTVPERAEALAKQFGIRKIYTDANELINDPEVQMVDVCTPTDTHLPLSLAAINAGKHVISEKPLAHDARDAFAAAALAKEKGVRTKLGFTFRYSPAIRQIKTWVDDGTLGEIFHVHGLEQNSQFLDPDYPLRQVPQDADWTQLIPSSIVGYGSHLLDLVRWCAGEYQSVIGSLHNYVPERIVRGYEGMQRIPVEDGAVALAEFASGAQGILQTSYIAVGNYPGVELRIYGSKGAAVARLVEENGIAETLHFATPDAVEFRKIDLPSAAYPPGTTLHTPWPELYYRNLIRFWVDEILDDLPGECTFYDGAKSQETVNAIVQSFRERRWVDLPKVEAQ; from the coding sequence ATGAGTGGGAAAAAGAAGCTGGGCGTCGGCGTCATCGGCGCGCACGCCTGGGCCGAGCAGGCCCATCTGCCGGGCTACCACGCCTATGACCGCGCCGAGCTGGTGGCGATCTGCGATACCGTGCCCGAGCGGGCCGAGGCGTTAGCCAAACAGTTCGGCATCCGCAAGATCTACACCGACGCCAACGAACTAATCAACGACCCCGAGGTGCAGATGGTGGATGTCTGCACGCCCACCGACACGCACCTGCCGCTGAGTCTGGCGGCCATCAACGCGGGCAAGCACGTCATTTCCGAGAAGCCGCTGGCGCACGATGCGAGGGATGCCTTTGCCGCCGCCGCGCTGGCAAAGGAGAAGGGCGTCCGCACCAAGCTGGGCTTCACCTTCCGCTACTCGCCCGCCATCCGCCAGATCAAGACCTGGGTGGACGACGGTACGCTGGGCGAGATCTTCCACGTGCACGGCCTGGAGCAGAACTCTCAGTTCCTCGATCCCGACTACCCGCTGCGTCAGGTGCCGCAGGACGCCGATTGGACGCAGCTGATTCCCTCGTCCATCGTGGGCTACGGCTCGCACCTGCTGGATCTGGTGCGCTGGTGCGCGGGCGAATACCAGAGCGTGATCGGCAGTTTGCATAACTACGTCCCCGAACGCATCGTGCGCGGCTACGAGGGGATGCAGCGCATTCCGGTGGAGGACGGCGCGGTGGCTCTGGCCGAGTTCGCCAGCGGGGCGCAGGGCATCCTGCAGACGTCGTACATCGCGGTGGGCAACTACCCCGGCGTGGAGTTGCGGATCTACGGCAGCAAAGGCGCGGCGGTGGCCCGGCTGGTGGAGGAGAACGGCATCGCCGAAACGCTGCACTTCGCCACGCCCGACGCGGTGGAGTTCCGCAAAATTGACCTGCCGAGCGCGGCCTACCCGCCCGGCACCACGCTGCACACGCCCTGGCCGGAGCTGTACTACCGCAATCTGATCCGCTTCTGGGTGGACGAGATTCTGGACGATCTCCCCGGCGAATGCACCTTCTACGACGGGGCCAAGAGCCAGGAGACGGTCAACGCTATTGTGCAGTCGTTCCGGGAGCGGCGCTGGGTAGACCTGCCGAAGGTCGAGGCGCAGTGA
- the cmk gene encoding (d)CMP kinase has protein sequence MIVTIDGVAASGKSSVSSGVARALGVPYVSSGLLYRAATLLGLEAGLDLHGAAKLLAHLQAHPLRLEPLAGGNRVWQGERELTGGLHSTRVDAGVSVVAALPDVRGWVDAQLRALPAPFVAEGRDMGTTVFPQAQAKFYLTASPRIRAQRRASERPEDVPAIEAALVRRDLLDRVQSAPAPDAVVIDTGPLTLDGVIQTVLAQLPQRTPSA, from the coding sequence ATGATCGTGACCATTGACGGCGTGGCGGCCAGCGGCAAATCCAGCGTGTCCTCGGGGGTGGCGCGGGCGCTGGGCGTGCCGTACGTGAGCAGCGGGCTGCTGTACCGCGCCGCCACCCTGCTGGGGCTGGAAGCCGGGCTGGACCTGCACGGCGCGGCCAAACTGCTGGCTCATCTGCAGGCCCACCCTCTGCGTCTGGAACCCCTGGCCGGGGGCAACCGGGTCTGGCAGGGAGAGCGCGAGCTGACCGGCGGCCTGCACTCCACACGCGTGGACGCGGGCGTGAGTGTGGTGGCCGCCCTGCCCGACGTGCGCGGCTGGGTGGACGCGCAGCTTCGCGCCCTGCCGGCCCCCTTCGTGGCCGAGGGCCGGGACATGGGCACCACTGTGTTTCCGCAGGCGCAGGCCAAGTTCTACCTGACGGCCAGCCCACGCATCCGCGCCCAGCGCCGCGCGAGCGAGCGCCCGGAGGACGTCCCCGCCATTGAGGCCGCGTTGGTTCGCCGCGACCTGCTGGACCGCGTGCAGAGTGCGCCTGCGCCCGACGCCGTGGTGATTGACACCGGGCCCCTGACCCTGGACGGCGTGATCCAGACGGTTCTGGCGCAGCTGCCGCAGCGCACCCCCTCCGCCTAA
- a CDS encoding lysophospholipid acyltransferase family protein: protein MPALARSAPDAIPTPHPWLYPVIHWGVGCVVAYGGGVQVTGLEHLPRGGPQGGVIVAGTHALALDPFTIGFAIPPGLHRLQFMAKRDAFEWTLIGPHAIGPVLRATGAFPVDRSGRDTRALRQALRVLERGGMVGIFPQGTRGGQGLHGGAALLALKAKVPIVPVRVWHERPAWLPRGLPGGRWHVRFGPPLQPQGDSLRGLTLRWENAVGVL, encoded by the coding sequence ATGCCTGCATTGGCCCGCTCTGCCCCGGACGCCATTCCCACCCCTCACCCCTGGCTGTACCCGGTGATCCACTGGGGGGTGGGGTGCGTCGTGGCCTATGGCGGCGGGGTCCAGGTTACTGGCCTGGAACATCTACCGCGTGGGGGGCCGCAGGGTGGAGTGATTGTTGCCGGCACCCACGCCCTGGCGCTGGACCCCTTTACCATCGGCTTTGCCATTCCGCCGGGGCTGCACCGCCTGCAATTCATGGCCAAGCGCGACGCCTTCGAGTGGACGCTGATCGGCCCCCACGCCATCGGGCCGGTGCTGCGCGCCACCGGAGCGTTTCCGGTGGACCGCAGCGGGCGCGACACCCGCGCGCTCAGGCAGGCGCTGCGGGTGCTGGAGCGCGGCGGCATGGTGGGGATCTTTCCGCAGGGCACGCGGGGCGGCCAGGGCCTGCACGGCGGCGCAGCGCTGCTGGCCCTGAAGGCCAAGGTCCCCATTGTTCCGGTGCGGGTGTGGCACGAGCGCCCGGCGTGGCTGCCGCGCGGCCTGCCCGGCGGGCGCTGGCATGTGCGCTTCGGCCCGCCGCTGCAGCCCCAGGGTGACAGTCTGCGTGGCCTGACGCTGCGCTGGGAGAACGCAGTGGGCGTCCTGTAG
- the opp4C gene encoding oligopeptide ABC transporter permease produces the protein MTDTLEHRATPGGRVRREGFWPTMIARFLKHKLAVLGLVVLILLGLSAIFAPLIAPYTFDGQDVSIMGQPQPPSAKHWMGTDQLGRDAFTRVLYGARISLMVGLFSALLATFLGTLIGALSGYYRGWTDTVLMRITDVVLCIPLLPLIILLSGILRPSVTLLILIVGSLSWMGTARLVRSQFLSLREREFVEASRALGGGDNRVMFRHILPNALGPIIVSTTLSVGGTIMLESALSFLGLGVQPPTPTWGNLLNYASQWLTAAPWLAVFPGLMILITVLAVNFLGDGLRDAFDPRN, from the coding sequence ATGACTGACACCCTTGAACACCGCGCCACACCGGGCGGACGTGTGCGGCGTGAGGGCTTCTGGCCCACGATGATCGCTCGGTTCCTGAAGCATAAGCTGGCGGTGCTGGGCCTGGTGGTGCTGATCCTGCTGGGTCTGTCGGCCATTTTTGCGCCCCTCATCGCCCCCTATACTTTTGATGGTCAGGACGTCAGCATCATGGGTCAGCCGCAGCCTCCCAGTGCCAAGCACTGGATGGGCACCGATCAACTGGGGCGCGACGCCTTTACTCGGGTGCTGTACGGCGCCCGCATCTCGCTGATGGTGGGGCTGTTCAGCGCGCTGCTGGCCACTTTTCTGGGTACCCTGATCGGTGCCCTGTCCGGCTACTACCGGGGCTGGACGGACACTGTGCTGATGCGCATCACAGACGTGGTGCTGTGTATTCCCCTGCTGCCGCTGATCATCCTGCTGTCGGGCATCCTGCGGCCCAGCGTCACGCTGCTGATCCTGATCGTGGGCAGCCTGAGCTGGATGGGCACCGCCCGGCTGGTGCGCAGCCAGTTCCTGAGTCTGCGCGAGCGCGAGTTCGTGGAAGCGTCGCGCGCCCTGGGCGGCGGCGATAACCGCGTGATGTTCCGCCACATCCTGCCCAACGCTCTTGGCCCGATCATCGTGTCCACCACGCTGTCGGTGGGCGGCACCATCATGCTCGAAAGTGCGCTGTCGTTCCTGGGGCTGGGCGTGCAGCCGCCGACACCCACCTGGGGCAACCTGCTGAACTACGCCAGCCAGTGGCTGACCGCCGCCCCGTGGCTGGCTGTCTTTCCTGGCCTGATGATCCTGATCACCGTGCTGGCCGTCAACTTCCTGGGCGACGGTTTGCGCGACGCCTTCGATCCGCGCAACTGA